One stretch of Arachis hypogaea cultivar Tifrunner chromosome 20, arahy.Tifrunner.gnm2.J5K5, whole genome shotgun sequence DNA includes these proteins:
- the LOC112784956 gene encoding chitinase 2-like: MLQNQALIFNMNDEHYHRLLLFIMVVIVSAAPNLQSCDGGKIMMEYIGATGAQVTFNSVPIEEGIDFHFILGFAIDADASGNAQNGKFSAYWTESLTPESVAAIKARHTNVKVLASLSGWSLHDKVIRWYDPKDTHLWISNAFSSLRSLALTYHLDGIDIDYEVFPRNKNYTSFAYCVGELITLLKKHSVISVATIAPYHLTVEAYMELFKGYNNVIDYVNHQFYTDKVLTPQRYLEDFNIRVTQFDRNKLLPSYEVNGRGIQGDAFFGTLSLLQENGFEVGGIMIFSADASSSNNYLYERRSQAFLLNSTAT, translated from the exons ATGCTCCAAAATCAAGCCTTAATATTCAATATGAATGATGAACATTATCATCGTTTGCTCCTCTTTATAATGGTAGTGATCGTATCCGCTGCGCCTAACCTACAATCTTGTGATG GTGGAAAGATAATGATGGAATACATAGGAGCAACAGGGGCACAAGTAACATTCAATTCAGTTCCAATAGAAGAAGGGATTGATTTCCATTTCATTCTTGGGTTCGCCATTGATGCAGACGCTTCCGGCAATGCCCAAAACGGAAAGTTTTCGGCATATTGGACGGAATCGTTGACACCCGAATCTGTTGCAGCCATTAAGGCACGCCATACCAATGTCAAAGTCTTGGCTAGCCTCTCTGGTTGGAGTCTGCACGACAAAGTCATACGTTGGTATGACCCAAAAGACACTCACCTATGGATTTCAAATGCATTCTCATCTCTAAGGTCTTTAGCACTCACTTACCACCTTGATGGCATAGACATTGACTATGAAGTTTTCCCAAGAAATAAAAACTATACTAGTTTTGCTTATTGTGTTGGTGAGCTCATAACTCTTCTGAAGAAACATAGTGTTATTTCTGTGGCCACTATTGCTCCCTATCACCTAACTGTTGAAGCCTATATGGAACTCTTCAAAGGTTACAATAATGTTATTGATTATGTTAACCAtcaattctataccgacaaagtTTTGACTCCTCAAAGGTACTTAGAAGATTTTAATATTCGAGTAACGCAATTTGATAGGAATAAGTTGCTTCCTAGCTATGAAGTCAATGGAAGGGGTATTCAGGGGGATGCATTTTTTGGAACTCTGAGTTTGTTGCAAGAAAATGGATTTGAGGTCGGAGGCATTATGATCTTCTCAGCCGATGCATCTTCTTCCAACAACTATTTATATGAGAGAAGATCACAAGCATTTTTGCTCAACTCTACCGCTACATGA
- the LOC112782793 gene encoding nicotinate N-methyltransferase 1 — protein sequence MELPNGGVTKPESQSKERLAIFELAHMISVPMSLVAIIKLKVPQTIWQQGSNTPLSASEIITRVHPHGSADPHNLQRMLRLLTSFNIFFEHLNPNGERKYTLTDIGKTLVDDDEGLSYAYYMLQHHEDALINTWPFVAEAVEDPTTVPFKKANGDGAMSYYSKRPNMINLFGKAMRSVSVPFMREMLENYDGFNGVESLVDVGGNYGDCLEMIMQRYPNIRKGINFDLPHVVAHAPPLPGIIHVGGDAHEFVPNGDAIFLKWLVTTSTDEDTKKVFENCYKALPNGGKLIVVEPVLPESTDESQRTRTLLGADVYNMTMYNPKGKQRTEQQFKDLANFAGFSSCRAFYVDPFMSVLEFQK from the exons ATGGAGTTGCCAAATGGTGGTGTTACGAAACCAGAGTCTCAAAGTAAAGAAAGGCTCGCAATTTTCGAATTGGCACACATGATTAGTGTTCCTATGTCACTGGTAGCCATAATCAAACTGAAAGTCCCTCAAACCATTTGGCAACAAGGTTCCAACACTCCTCTCTCCGCTTCGGAAATTATCACACGTGTGCATCCCCATGGTAGCGCTGATCCACACAATCTTCAACGCATGCTTCGCTTGCTCACAAGCTTTAACATCTTTTTTGAGCATCTCAACCCAAATGGTGAGAGGAAGTATACCCTAACTGACATTGGTAAAACccttgttgatgatgatgaaggtCTATCCTATGCCTATTACATGCTCCAGCATCATGAG GATGCTTTGATAAATACTTGGCCATTCGTGGCGGAGGCAGTGGAGGATCCAACAACGGTGCCGTTCAAGAAGGCTAACGGCGACGGAGCGATGAGCTACTACTCAAAAAGGCCGAATATGATAAACTTGTTTGGCAAGGCTATGCGTAGTGTGTCCGTACCATTCATGAGGGAAATGCTAGAGAACTATGATGGATTCAATGGTGTTGAATCATTGGTTGATGTTGGTGGCAACTATGGTGACTGTTTAGAAATGATTATGCAAAGGTACCCTAATATCCGTAAGGGCATCAACTTCGATTTGCCCCATGTCGTTGCTCATGCACCACCTCTTCCAG GAATAATCCATGTAGGTGGTGACGCCCATGAATTTGTTCCCAATGGAGATGCTATATTCTTAAAG TGGCTAGTTACAACATCGACGGACGAGGATACCAAGAAGGTGTTTGAGAATTGTTACAAGGCACTTCCAAATGGAGGGAAATTGATTGTTGTTGAGCCCGTGCTGCCAGAGTCAACGGATGAAAGTCAAAGAACAAGGACATTACTTGGTGCTGACGTGTACAACATGACAATGTACAATCCTAAGGGGAAGCAGAGAACCGAACAACAATTCAAAGATCTTGCCAATTTTGCTGGGTTCTCTTCTTGCCGTGCCTTCTATGTTGATCCTTTCATGTCTGTTCTTGAGTTTCAGAAATGA